A stretch of the Mycobacteroides immunogenum genome encodes the following:
- a CDS encoding L,D-transpeptidase — MVTGLVSLLMSTAITAPATLGHALAASPSPVASVSPTPGQTVGVAMPVTIHFASPVADRPAAERSIEFSAPRVPAGAFSWVDNATVRFTPREYWPAHSSITVSVNGVSGMKYKFQTGSEVLGIGSISGHTFTVKIDGTVMRTMPASMGKPKHPTPVGSFTALEKQSPVVMDSRTIGIPLNDPEGYKLTVYYAVRVTWGGVYVHSAPWSTGAQGNSNVSHGCINLSPDNASWYYNTVSVGDPIIINA, encoded by the coding sequence GTGGTGACCGGGCTCGTCAGCCTCCTGATGAGCACCGCGATCACCGCACCCGCAACCCTCGGCCACGCATTGGCCGCGAGTCCCAGCCCAGTGGCCTCGGTGTCACCCACGCCGGGCCAGACGGTTGGGGTGGCCATGCCCGTGACGATTCATTTCGCGTCGCCGGTCGCCGATAGGCCGGCCGCCGAGCGATCCATCGAGTTCTCCGCGCCGCGCGTCCCGGCTGGAGCGTTCAGCTGGGTCGACAACGCGACGGTTCGTTTCACTCCCCGTGAGTATTGGCCCGCACATTCGTCGATCACCGTGTCGGTGAATGGCGTCAGCGGGATGAAGTACAAATTCCAGACCGGCTCGGAGGTGCTGGGTATCGGCAGCATCAGCGGTCACACCTTCACGGTGAAGATCGACGGCACGGTGATGCGAACGATGCCCGCCTCGATGGGCAAGCCCAAGCACCCCACGCCGGTGGGGTCCTTCACCGCGCTGGAGAAGCAGAGTCCCGTGGTCATGGATTCTCGGACCATCGGTATTCCGCTGAATGACCCCGAGGGCTACAAGCTCACGGTGTACTACGCGGTGCGGGTCACCTGGGGCGGCGTTTATGTGCACAGCGCCCCGTGGTCGACGGGAGCGCAGGGCAACTCCAACGTCAGTCATGGCTGCATCAACCTGAGCCCGGACAACGCCTCCTGGTACTACAACACCGTCAGCGTCGGCGACCCCATCATCATCAACGCGTAG
- a CDS encoding M50 family metallopeptidase, producing the protein MAAYVIGIALFALAILVSVALHECGHMWVAQATGMKVRRYFVGFGPTLWSTKRKSNRGANDIIEYGLKAVPLGGFCDIAGMTSVEELTPEESDRAMYKQKVWKRVAVLFAGPTMNFLIGIVVFYGVVLFWGLPDNNAPTHPEIKQTSCVAPQKSADPKDMAACTGEGPAALGGLREGDQVLAIAGKPVSTSSDMVAAIRELRGPQVFDIARDGKQQSLLVTVTETQRWDAKAGKLISVGAVGASLSTYVPQKHYNPVTAVPATGNLIGTVAVETVKAIGKIPTKVGALWDSITGSERAMDTPMSIVGASRMGGETVEHDMWIMFWILLAQLNFALGAINLLPLLPFDGGHIAVATYEKIRNMIRSARGLAVGAPVNYMKLMPATYVVLVVVVGYMLLTITADIVNPIRLFQ; encoded by the coding sequence ATGGCTGCGTACGTGATCGGAATCGCACTGTTCGCGCTGGCGATCTTGGTATCGGTGGCGCTGCATGAGTGCGGGCACATGTGGGTGGCGCAGGCCACCGGCATGAAGGTGCGCCGCTACTTCGTGGGATTCGGCCCGACGCTGTGGTCCACCAAGCGCAAGAGCAACCGCGGTGCCAACGACATCATCGAATACGGACTCAAGGCCGTCCCGCTGGGCGGCTTCTGCGATATCGCCGGTATGACCTCGGTGGAGGAGCTCACTCCCGAGGAATCCGACCGCGCGATGTACAAGCAGAAGGTCTGGAAACGGGTCGCGGTGCTGTTCGCCGGGCCGACCATGAACTTCCTCATTGGCATTGTCGTCTTCTATGGCGTCGTCTTGTTCTGGGGTCTGCCCGACAACAATGCGCCCACGCATCCCGAGATCAAGCAGACGAGTTGTGTGGCGCCGCAAAAGAGTGCGGATCCCAAGGACATGGCGGCCTGCACCGGGGAGGGGCCGGCGGCGCTCGGTGGTCTGCGCGAGGGTGATCAAGTGCTCGCCATCGCGGGCAAGCCGGTCAGTACATCCAGCGACATGGTTGCCGCCATCCGAGAGCTGCGCGGTCCACAGGTGTTCGATATCGCGCGCGACGGTAAGCAGCAATCTCTGCTGGTGACCGTCACCGAGACACAGCGCTGGGACGCGAAGGCAGGCAAGCTCATCTCGGTGGGTGCCGTTGGTGCCTCACTGAGTACCTATGTGCCGCAGAAGCACTACAACCCGGTGACCGCGGTTCCCGCCACCGGGAATCTCATCGGGACCGTCGCCGTCGAAACCGTAAAGGCCATCGGGAAGATCCCCACCAAGGTCGGCGCCCTGTGGGACTCGATCACCGGCAGCGAGCGGGCCATGGACACGCCGATGAGCATTGTCGGCGCGAGCCGTATGGGTGGCGAGACGGTAGAGCACGACATGTGGATCATGTTCTGGATACTGTTGGCGCAGCTCAATTTTGCGCTCGGCGCCATCAATTTGTTGCCGTTGTTGCCGTTTGATGGTGGGCACATCGCGGTGGCCACCTACGAGAAGATCCGCAACATGATTCGGTCGGCGCGCGGTTTGGCGGTGGGGGCGCCGGTCAACTACATGAAGCTGATGCCCGCGACCTATGTCGTGCTGGTGGTGGTGGTCGGCTACATGCTGCTGACGATCACCGCCGACATCGTCAACCCGATCAGACTTTTTCAATAG
- a CDS encoding VOC family protein: MGLELEAIVLDCQDATTLGRWWAEVLQWPYEIDDDGFVSVFQPDRRPPLLFFMNGPDPKTAKNRLHLDFRDDDQQALVHRFLAHGATRVDLGQGDPSWVVLADPEANEFCVLASRAD; the protein is encoded by the coding sequence ATGGGCCTGGAGTTGGAAGCGATTGTGCTCGACTGTCAGGACGCGACCACACTCGGCCGCTGGTGGGCTGAGGTGCTGCAATGGCCCTATGAGATCGATGACGACGGGTTCGTCAGTGTGTTCCAGCCCGACCGCCGTCCGCCGCTGTTGTTCTTCATGAACGGCCCCGACCCTAAGACGGCCAAGAACCGTCTGCATCTGGATTTCCGGGATGATGATCAACAGGCATTGGTGCATAGATTCCTGGCGCACGGGGCTACCCGCGTCGACCTCGGGCAGGGCGATCCCTCGTGGGTGGTGCTTGCCGACCCCGAGGCCAACGAGTTCTGCGTGCTGGCCTCGCGCGCGGACTAG
- the map gene encoding type I methionyl aminopeptidase, whose translation MTVRAALRPGELSPERQVPVSIDRPEYVGRSKVAEAIGEPYVQTPEVIEKMRVAGKIAAQALALAGEAVAPGVTTDELDRIAHDYMVSHGAYPSTLGYKGFPKSCCTSLNEIICHGIPDSTVIEDGDIVNIDVTAYIDGVHGDTNATFLAGNVSEEHRLLVERTREATMRAINAVKPGRALSVIGRVIEAYAKRFGYNVVRSFTGHGVGPTFHNGLIVPHYDDPNLDIVIEPGMTFTIEPMINLGSLEYEIWDDTWTVATVDKLWTAQFEHTMVVTEDGVEILTLP comes from the coding sequence ATGACCGTTCGTGCTGCGTTGCGCCCAGGGGAGCTGTCCCCGGAGCGTCAGGTTCCCGTGTCGATCGACCGCCCCGAGTACGTGGGTAGATCCAAGGTCGCCGAGGCCATCGGAGAGCCGTATGTCCAGACACCCGAGGTCATCGAGAAGATGCGTGTCGCAGGCAAGATCGCGGCTCAGGCGCTGGCGCTGGCCGGCGAAGCCGTGGCGCCCGGCGTCACCACCGATGAACTGGACCGAATCGCGCACGACTACATGGTGTCCCACGGCGCCTATCCGTCGACGCTGGGATACAAGGGATTTCCGAAGTCGTGCTGCACGTCGCTCAACGAGATCATCTGCCACGGGATACCTGATTCGACCGTGATTGAGGACGGTGACATCGTCAACATCGACGTCACCGCCTACATCGACGGTGTGCACGGCGACACCAACGCCACCTTCCTGGCCGGAAATGTCTCCGAGGAGCACCGCCTGCTGGTTGAGCGCACCCGGGAAGCCACCATGCGCGCCATCAACGCCGTCAAGCCGGGCCGGGCGCTGAGCGTCATCGGCAGAGTCATCGAGGCTTATGCAAAGCGGTTCGGGTACAACGTGGTTCGTTCTTTCACCGGCCACGGTGTAGGGCCGACATTTCACAACGGGCTTATTGTGCCGCATTACGACGACCCGAATCTGGACATCGTCATCGAGCCGGGAATGACGTTCACCATCGAACCGATGATCAACTTGGGCTCGCTGGAGTACGAGATCTGGGATGACACCTGGACCGTGGCGACCGTCGACAAGCTGTGGACCGCGCAGTTCGAACACACCATGGTGGTCACCGAGGACGGAGTAGAGATCCTGACCCTGCCATGA
- a CDS encoding penicillin-binding transpeptidase domain-containing protein, translating to MFRRMRVLPLVGTALLVAGAVACTPRPDGPGPVAEKFFEALAKGDTAAAAKLTDDPNGAKVGLDQAFSGLQAMSFRAAVNGSQYTLDTGSADATYTWQLPRKRVWSYNGRLEMLRTAGNWQVRWAPSDLHPKLGERQMLSLRTDPAKRATVNEAGGTTVLAPANLYRIAFDAAKAGTSLMSTATALADAIRPYDDTMNAASLAEQASAQTSPMDLITLRKDDWDKVSVALETRPGALRPGVVMTPIADLLPTDDAFAPDIVAQVKKAVLDELDGEAGWRVVSVNQNGVDTAVLNEVKPTPAPSKTISLDRAVQNAAQNAVNTRGQKAMIVVIKPSTGEILAVAQNAAANADGPLATTGMYPPGSTFKIITAGAALERGMATPDTMVGCPKRITIGDRSVPNYNEFDLGTVPMWRAFANSCNTTFAKLASEMPVDSLTVAASQFGIGPDYDVAGIPTISGNVPPTVNVTERTEDGFGQGKVLVTPFGMALAAATVANGKTPIPQLISGQITGITGERPAVTPIMVDGLRGMMRETVLSGSAKDINSEGDVHGKTGEAEFPGGSHAWFAGYRGDMAFATLIVGGGGSEAAVRATKVMFQSLPPDYLA from the coding sequence ATGTTCAGACGTATGAGGGTCCTGCCGTTGGTCGGCACCGCGCTGCTGGTGGCCGGTGCGGTTGCGTGTACCCCGCGCCCCGATGGTCCCGGTCCGGTGGCGGAGAAGTTTTTCGAGGCACTGGCCAAAGGTGACACGGCCGCGGCCGCCAAGCTGACCGATGACCCTAATGGCGCGAAAGTGGGTTTGGACCAGGCATTCTCGGGGCTGCAGGCGATGTCGTTCCGGGCTGCCGTGAATGGTTCCCAATACACTCTGGACACCGGCAGTGCCGACGCGACATATACCTGGCAGCTCCCCAGGAAGCGCGTCTGGTCCTACAACGGGCGTCTGGAGATGCTGCGCACGGCAGGTAACTGGCAGGTGCGCTGGGCGCCGAGTGACCTGCATCCGAAACTTGGTGAGCGCCAAATGCTCTCGCTGCGCACCGACCCTGCCAAGCGTGCGACGGTCAATGAAGCCGGTGGTACGACGGTGCTGGCGCCTGCCAATCTGTACAGAATCGCGTTCGACGCGGCGAAGGCCGGTACGTCGCTGATGAGCACCGCGACCGCGCTGGCCGACGCCATCCGGCCCTACGACGACACCATGAACGCCGCCTCCCTCGCCGAGCAGGCGAGCGCGCAAACCTCGCCCATGGACCTGATCACGCTGCGTAAGGACGACTGGGACAAGGTGTCCGTCGCGCTGGAGACCCGGCCCGGGGCGCTGCGGCCCGGTGTGGTGATGACGCCGATCGCCGATCTGCTCCCCACCGATGATGCCTTCGCGCCCGATATCGTCGCGCAGGTCAAGAAGGCCGTGCTCGATGAGCTGGATGGCGAGGCCGGTTGGCGGGTGGTGAGCGTCAACCAGAACGGTGTCGACACCGCGGTGCTCAACGAGGTTAAACCCACTCCGGCGCCGTCGAAGACGATCAGTCTCGACCGCGCGGTGCAGAACGCCGCCCAGAACGCCGTCAATACGCGTGGCCAGAAGGCCATGATCGTGGTGATCAAACCGTCGACGGGGGAGATTCTGGCGGTCGCCCAGAACGCCGCCGCCAACGCGGATGGGCCGCTGGCCACCACGGGCATGTATCCGCCCGGTTCTACCTTCAAGATCATCACCGCCGGTGCCGCGCTGGAGCGCGGCATGGCCACCCCGGACACCATGGTGGGCTGCCCGAAGCGGATCACCATCGGTGACCGCAGCGTGCCCAACTACAACGAGTTCGACCTGGGCACTGTGCCCATGTGGCGTGCCTTCGCCAACTCGTGCAACACCACGTTCGCGAAGCTGGCCAGCGAGATGCCTGTGGACAGTTTGACCGTCGCCGCTTCGCAATTCGGTATCGGGCCCGACTACGACGTGGCGGGCATTCCTACCATCTCGGGGAACGTGCCGCCCACCGTCAACGTGACCGAGCGCACCGAGGATGGTTTCGGCCAGGGCAAGGTCCTGGTCACGCCGTTCGGTATGGCGTTGGCCGCGGCCACCGTGGCCAATGGGAAAACTCCGATACCACAGCTGATTTCGGGCCAGATCACCGGAATCACCGGTGAGCGGCCCGCGGTGACTCCGATCATGGTCGATGGTCTACGCGGGATGATGCGCGAGACGGTGCTCAGCGGCAGTGCGAAGGACATCAACAGCGAGGGTGATGTGCACGGTAAGACCGGTGAGGCCGAGTTCCCGGGCGGGTCACATGCCTGGTTCGCCGGGTACCGGGGTGATATGGCCTTCGCCACCTTGATCGTCGGGGGTGGGGGCTCGGAGGCGGCGGTGCGCGCCACCAAGGTCATGTTCCAGTCGCTGCCGCCGGATTACCTGGCCTAG
- a CDS encoding cobyric acid synthase: MSGALLVGGASSDAGKSLVVTGLCRLLARRGIRVAPFKAQNMSNNSVVTIDGGEIGRAQALQARACGLEPSVRFNPVLLKPGSDRTSQLVVRGHATGNVSARSYVEHREELRQVVADELRSLRDEYDVVICEGAGSVAEINLRTTDIANMGLAQAADLPVVLVGDIDRGGVLAHLFGSVAVLAPADQRLVAGFIVNKFRGDPGLLAPGLEQLAALTGRTTYGVLPYDDQLWLDAEDSVSVVASALVGRPAAPVGREWLKVAAVRLPRISNSTDIEAIACEPGVIVRWAAHPAEIADADVVVIPGTKATVADLAWMRVNGIADAVIAHARSGGPVLGICGGFQMLATTIEDRVESGAGRVEGLGLLDIDIAFEPVKTLRRWVSPGLAGYEIHHGTVTRSAVAPWLVDHDEGAVAGAVWGTHWHGVLDNDDFRRTWLAEAAAAAKRPGFAVAADTHVGDCRATQLDRLADLIDTHIDVDALEALWEKSGSPGSAPSYPVIAARVE; this comes from the coding sequence ATGAGCGGGGCGCTGCTGGTGGGGGGCGCCAGCTCCGATGCCGGTAAGAGTCTGGTCGTGACCGGGCTGTGCCGACTCCTGGCTCGTCGGGGGATTCGCGTCGCTCCGTTCAAAGCCCAGAACATGTCGAACAACTCGGTGGTGACCATCGACGGGGGAGAGATCGGCAGGGCGCAGGCACTGCAGGCACGCGCCTGCGGTCTGGAACCCTCGGTGCGATTCAATCCCGTGCTTCTCAAGCCGGGTAGCGATCGCACCTCGCAACTGGTGGTGCGCGGCCACGCGACAGGAAATGTGAGCGCACGCTCGTATGTCGAGCACCGTGAGGAACTGCGGCAGGTGGTCGCCGACGAATTGCGTTCGCTGCGTGATGAATACGATGTGGTGATCTGCGAGGGTGCTGGGTCCGTTGCCGAGATCAACCTGCGGACAACGGATATCGCCAATATGGGATTAGCGCAAGCGGCGGATCTTCCCGTGGTACTGGTCGGTGACATTGACCGTGGTGGAGTGCTGGCACATCTCTTCGGCTCGGTGGCCGTTTTGGCGCCCGCCGATCAGCGGCTGGTCGCGGGCTTCATTGTCAACAAGTTCCGCGGTGATCCGGGCCTGCTGGCGCCGGGCCTGGAGCAGCTCGCGGCGCTCACCGGGCGGACCACCTATGGCGTGCTGCCGTACGACGACCAGTTATGGCTCGACGCAGAGGATTCCGTTTCCGTGGTGGCCTCGGCCCTGGTGGGCCGTCCCGCCGCCCCGGTCGGGCGCGAATGGCTGAAGGTGGCGGCAGTGCGGCTGCCGCGCATCTCCAACTCCACCGATATCGAGGCCATCGCCTGTGAGCCGGGGGTGATCGTCCGGTGGGCGGCACATCCGGCCGAAATTGCCGACGCCGACGTGGTGGTGATCCCGGGTACCAAGGCGACTGTCGCAGATCTTGCCTGGATGCGTGTCAACGGAATCGCCGATGCCGTTATCGCCCATGCCCGTTCGGGCGGACCGGTGTTGGGTATCTGTGGTGGATTCCAGATGTTGGCAACCACGATCGAGGATCGCGTCGAATCCGGTGCCGGACGCGTCGAAGGGCTGGGTCTGCTCGATATCGATATTGCCTTCGAGCCCGTCAAGACGTTGCGGCGCTGGGTGTCTCCCGGTCTGGCCGGCTATGAGATTCATCATGGCACCGTCACACGGTCGGCGGTTGCGCCATGGTTGGTCGACCACGATGAGGGTGCCGTCGCGGGCGCGGTCTGGGGCACCCACTGGCACGGGGTGCTGGACAACGACGACTTCCGGCGCACCTGGCTCGCCGAGGCGGCGGCCGCCGCCAAACGCCCGGGTTTCGCCGTCGCGGCCGATACCCATGTCGGCGATTGCCGCGCCACGCAACTGGACAGATTGGCCGATCTCATCGACACGCACATCGATGTCGATGCCCTCGAGGCATTGTGGGAAAAATCCGGATCACCGGGATCAGCCCCGTCATATCCGGTAATTGCGGCACGGGTCGAATAG
- a CDS encoding GNAT family N-acetyltransferase: MTTTLPAPGAPGASSSDAVRVLGLSDTEAIRAVLDVDPVASCMLAARVEARGADPTAIGGEIWSTGVLAESLCFVGTTIIPLAGGPEATRLFAERAIEQHRICPSLVGPADVVLDMWCHLDPVWGPAREVRPCQPLLAMLDAPTCVVDPAVRQVRAEELDAYLHASIQMFIGEMGVDPRNGDGGRGYRRRVAGLIDAGRAWARFEDGRVIFKAEIGSQSRSVSQIQGVWVDPEFRGRGLGTAGVAAVAAAVHHSGRIPSLYVNSFNEIARASYARAGFIRIGTFATILVS, from the coding sequence ATGACGACAACACTGCCGGCGCCTGGAGCACCTGGGGCGTCATCCTCCGATGCTGTTCGCGTTCTCGGGTTATCGGATACCGAGGCGATACGCGCGGTCCTGGACGTTGATCCGGTGGCCTCCTGCATGCTGGCCGCCCGGGTGGAGGCGCGTGGCGCCGATCCCACGGCCATCGGCGGCGAGATCTGGTCGACTGGTGTACTCGCCGAATCGCTGTGCTTCGTCGGAACCACGATCATTCCGCTGGCGGGCGGCCCCGAAGCCACCCGGCTGTTCGCTGAGCGCGCCATAGAACAGCACCGGATCTGTCCCTCGCTGGTGGGTCCGGCGGATGTGGTGCTCGACATGTGGTGTCACCTCGATCCGGTGTGGGGCCCGGCGCGCGAGGTCCGTCCCTGCCAGCCGCTGCTGGCGATGCTCGACGCGCCCACATGTGTGGTGGACCCCGCCGTGCGGCAGGTACGCGCCGAGGAGCTGGACGCGTATCTGCACGCCTCGATCCAGATGTTCATCGGCGAGATGGGCGTCGACCCGCGCAACGGCGACGGGGGCCGGGGTTACCGGCGACGGGTGGCCGGCCTCATTGACGCGGGCAGGGCCTGGGCGCGTTTCGAGGACGGTCGGGTCATCTTCAAGGCCGAGATCGGGTCACAATCGCGCAGTGTCAGCCAGATTCAGGGTGTCTGGGTCGATCCCGAATTCCGGGGCCGCGGACTCGGTACTGCGGGGGTGGCGGCGGTCGCGGCGGCGGTCCACCACAGCGGGCGGATTCCCAGCCTGTACGTGAACAGCTTCAATGAGATCGCCCGCGCCTCGTATGCCAGGGCGGGATTCATCAGGATCGGCACCTTCGCCACGATCCTGGTTAGCTGA
- the ispG gene encoding flavodoxin-dependent (E)-4-hydroxy-3-methylbut-2-enyl-diphosphate synthase yields the protein MTSLGIPSAPPPTLSPRRKTRQLMVGNVGVGSDSLVSVQSMCTTKTHDVNSTLQQIAELTASGCDMVRVACPRQEDADALAEIARKSQIPVIADIHFQPKYIFAAIDAGCAAVRVNPGNIKEFDGRVKEVAKAAGDAGIPIRIGVNAGSLDPRILGKYGKATPEALVESALWEAGLFEEHGFGDIKISVKHNDPVIMVAAYELLAAQCDYPLHLGVTEAGPAFQGTIKSAVAFGALLSKGIGDTIRVSLSAPPAEEVKVGNQILESLNLRPRGLEIVSCPSCGRAQVDVYTLANAVSAGLEGLDVPLRVAVMGCVVNGPGEAREADLGVASGNGKGQIFVKGEVIKTVPEALIVETLIDEAMRLAEEMGVEIGTDGSPTGQPVVTVS from the coding sequence ATGACCAGCCTGGGCATTCCGAGTGCACCGCCGCCGACCCTGTCGCCGCGGCGCAAGACGCGTCAGCTCATGGTCGGAAACGTCGGAGTGGGCAGCGACTCGCTGGTCTCGGTGCAGTCGATGTGCACCACCAAGACCCACGACGTGAACTCGACCCTGCAGCAGATCGCCGAGCTGACCGCCTCCGGCTGTGACATGGTGCGTGTCGCCTGCCCGCGGCAGGAGGATGCCGACGCCCTCGCCGAGATCGCGCGCAAGAGCCAGATCCCGGTGATCGCCGATATCCACTTCCAGCCCAAGTACATCTTCGCGGCGATCGACGCCGGCTGTGCCGCGGTGCGCGTGAACCCGGGGAACATCAAGGAGTTCGACGGCCGCGTCAAGGAAGTCGCCAAGGCGGCCGGTGATGCCGGCATCCCGATCCGCATCGGTGTCAACGCGGGTTCACTCGATCCACGGATTCTGGGCAAGTACGGCAAGGCCACGCCCGAAGCACTGGTCGAGTCGGCGTTGTGGGAGGCCGGCCTGTTCGAGGAGCATGGCTTCGGCGATATCAAGATCAGCGTCAAGCACAACGACCCGGTGATCATGGTGGCCGCCTACGAACTGCTTGCCGCACAATGCGATTACCCACTGCACCTGGGTGTCACCGAGGCCGGGCCCGCGTTCCAGGGCACCATCAAGTCGGCCGTGGCGTTCGGCGCGCTGTTGTCCAAGGGCATTGGCGACACCATCCGGGTATCCCTTTCGGCACCTCCCGCCGAGGAGGTCAAGGTGGGCAACCAGATTCTGGAATCGTTGAACCTGAGGCCGCGTGGACTGGAAATCGTGTCCTGCCCGTCCTGCGGACGCGCGCAGGTCGATGTCTACACCCTGGCCAACGCGGTGAGCGCCGGACTGGAGGGGCTGGACGTGCCACTGCGCGTCGCGGTCATGGGCTGTGTCGTCAACGGACCGGGTGAGGCTCGCGAGGCCGACCTGGGAGTGGCCTCCGGTAATGGCAAGGGACAGATCTTCGTGAAGGGCGAGGTCATCAAGACCGTGCCGGAGGCGCTGATTGTCGAAACGCTCATCGACGAAGCCATGCGTTTGGCCGAGGAGATGGGCGTCGAGATCGGAACCGACGGAAGCCCCACAGGCCAGCCGGTCGTCACCGTAAGCTGA